GCCGGCAGCCGCATCGCGCTGGGCGCGCAGAACGTGGACGTTAACCTGTCCGGCGCCTTCACCGGTGAAGTTTCCGCCAACATGCTGAAAGACGTCGGCGCTCAGTACATCATCATCGGCCACTCCGAGCGTCGCACCTACCACAAAGAAAGCGACGAAGTGATCGCCGAGAAATTCGCCGTGCTGAAAGAAGCTGGCCTGATCCCGGTGCTGTGCATCGGTGAAACCGAAGCGGAAAACGCCGCGGGCAAAACCGAAGAAGTATGCGCGCGCCAGATCGACGCCGTGCTGAAAACGCTGGGCGCACCGGCGATGAAAGGCACCGTGATCGCCTATGAGCCGGTCTGGGCCATCGGTACCGGCAAATCCGCCACCCCTGCGCAGGCGCAGGCCGTGCACAAATTTATCCGCGATCACATCGCCAAGCACGATGCCGCGGTTGCCGCTGAAATCATCATCCAGTACGGCGGTTCGGTGAACGACAAGAACGCCGCAGAGCTGTTCTCCCAGCCGGACATCGACGGCGCGCTGGTTGGCGGCGCCTCGCTGAAAGCCGACGCTTTCGCCGTGATCGTCAAAGCCGCTGCCGCAGCGAAAAAAGCCTGATTGCCTTAGGCTCGCCATAAAAAAACCCCGGCAAGCCGGGGTTTTTTAATTGCCGCTCAACCGGCATCAGCGTTTGCTGATTTCGTCGAACACGCCACCGGTGGCGAAGTGCACCTTCTGCGCTTCGGTCCAGCCGCCGAAGGTGTCATCCACGGTGAACAGCTTCAGCTGCGGGAACTGCCCGGCAAACTTGGCCGCCACCGCCGCATCGCGCGGGCGATAATAGTGCTGCGCCGCGATGGTCTGCCCTTCCGGCGAATACAGATATTTCAGGTAGGCGGTCGCCACCTCGCGGGTGCCGCGTTTATCGACCACCTT
Above is a window of Serratia nematodiphila DZ0503SBS1 DNA encoding:
- the tpiA gene encoding triose-phosphate isomerase yields the protein MRHPLVMGNWKLNGSTHMVNELIAGLRHELSSVDGCGVAIAPPVMYLDQAKHALAGSRIALGAQNVDVNLSGAFTGEVSANMLKDVGAQYIIIGHSERRTYHKESDEVIAEKFAVLKEAGLIPVLCIGETEAENAAGKTEEVCARQIDAVLKTLGAPAMKGTVIAYEPVWAIGTGKSATPAQAQAVHKFIRDHIAKHDAAVAAEIIIQYGGSVNDKNAAELFSQPDIDGALVGGASLKADAFAVIVKAAAAAKKA